CGGATGTACATACAACGAGATATTTCTCGTTTCCGCCTCCAATGGAGATCGCATCACTTCCAGCGCAACACCCAAACGCTCATACACTTGGCATAGCTTACGGACCTGTTCAGACGGGTAACGAGTGGAACCGATATAGACCTTTTTCTTGACCCCTGTTGTGATTACATGATTGAACGGATGTCCATGCATCCAACGGGTATCTCCAAGGTAGGTCGAGAAACTGATCACTTCCGGCACTGCATTACGCTCTCTCATGTAATGGGTCACCAGTCGATTCGACCCAAACGTTGGAGATACCAAAATGATACATTTCAGTTGTTTGATGAATTCATTTTTCATTTGTTCCAACACGTTGATATAAGCATCGGTGGTAACCGCCAAAATGAGTGTGTCCCATTCACCATCAATGGTGTCATATCCCTTGAACGTGTGATCAACGAAACATTTACCTGCGAGCGGTTGATGTTTCTCATTTTGAATGCTGACCTCAACACGCCCATTGCTCTGTTCAAGGGCTTCGAATACGGACGCTGAACGAACCGATGGTCTCCCCGCAATACCAATGCAGCAGTTGAGATGATCTTTGAGTGTTACCGAAAGCTGAATGGATGCAGGTCCAGTTCCGAGTATCAGAATTCGCTGAAGATTGCTCATATTAACCTCCTATTTTCAGAGTTCAACCTGGAATCCAACTGGACGTACTTGGATACACTTGGATGCATTTGCATCCTATGCTTTCTGGTACAACGCAATATCGAACACATCATCCGGGCGCAGAATCTTGTCCACCAGCTTCCACTTGCTGCTGTCCGTCTCTTTCATGGGATAATTGAACAAGGACTTCAACTGATCACCGTATCTC
The window above is part of the Paenibacillus sp. 1781tsa1 genome. Proteins encoded here:
- a CDS encoding opine metallophore biosynthesis dehydrogenase, translating into MSNLQRILILGTGPASIQLSVTLKDHLNCCIGIAGRPSVRSASVFEALEQSNGRVEVSIQNEKHQPLAGKCFVDHTFKGYDTIDGEWDTLILAVTTDAYINVLEQMKNEFIKQLKCIILVSPTFGSNRLVTHYMRERNAVPEVISFSTYLGDTRWMHGHPFNHVITTGVKKKVYIGSTRYPSEQVRKLCQVYERLGVALEVMRSPLEAETRNISLYVHPPLFMNDFSLEAIFGAPDTQKYVYKMYPEGPITQVLIGEMRAQWQEIMYITDRLGIQGVNLLQFMTDDNYPVRLESISRQDIVNFNQLQVIHQEYLLYIRYTSLLIDPFSEPDSEGKYFDFSAVPFRKTFMNREGELDIPRMPKEDYYRIKIIQGIASHLDVSCPTMDQFIATYEAKIQEVARTKTDQRLSDAFVIQSFDEDIRMICTGLVSSRV